The genomic interval GTCGGCGATACTCTGACTGGCGTTACCAAGGTTTCCGACTTTTACGAGAAGGAAGGCGGACGCGGCGGCAAGATGACGTTCCTCGTCACCGAAACCGAGTACACCAATCAGAAGGGCGAGAAGGTCGCACTGTCCCGCTCGACGCTTATCGAAACCGGCCAGGCGGTGAAGGCGTAACGCGCGCATCGATTTACGGAGAAATATCATGGCAGCAAAGCTGAAATACGATTCACTCAAGGTCGGTGACGAGATTCCCAAGCTGGTGATCGAAGGCGTGACGCGTCCCGACTTCGTGCGCTATGCCGGCGCTTCGGGCGATTTCGTTCCGCTTCATTACGATCAGACCTTCGTTGAGGCGGCCGGAATCCCGACCGTATTCGCGCAGGGGATGTTCACGGCGGGACTGCTCTCCAAGGCGGTCACTGACTACGTCGGGATCGGCAACGTGCGCCAGTACAAGGTCCGCTTCGCCACGCGCGTATGGCCGGGTGACGTCGTGACCTGCACGGGCAAGATCACGAGCAAGCTCGAGAAGGACGGCGAGAAGCAGATCGAAGGCGATCTGATCGTCACCAATCAGAAAGGCGAACCGGCAATCCGGGGCTCCTTCCGCGCCGCCTGCGCCTAGCGGGAAGAGCGCACCCGGCTGCGAAGCGATGCCTCCGGTCCCCCTTCCCGTGCGGGAAGGGGATAGGGGTTAGGTCGTTTTTTTGATTTGGCTGCGAGCGAAAAGACAACCTAACCCTCTTTCCCTTCCCGCACGGGAAGGGAAGTTGCTCGGGCGGGCATTTCGATAGATGGCTGCAATGCTGCGCTCCTCATCGGCGAAAAGACTTGGCGGCTAATGTCGCGATGCCTTGTGGATAAAATCTGTTAATGAAATCGGATGGACGGTCTTGGGACTGTCCGTCTGAAAGCGCTAAGTACCATCACATGACAGAACCCCGATACGTCATAATTCACGGTCATTTTTATCAGCCGCCGCGCGAAAGTCCGTGGACCGGGATTATCGCGCCCGAAGGCGGCGCCGCGCCCTTCCAGAACTGGAACGAGCGCATCCTGAGCGAATGCTACACGGCGAACGCCCATGCCCATACGATGGAGGGTACGGTCGTCCACGTCCGCAATAACTACGAGGCGCTTAACTTCGACTTCGGCCCGACGCTCGCCGGATGGCTCGAGCATCATGGCAAGCCCGCATACCGGGCGATGCGCCGCGGCGACCAGATCTCCGCCGAGCGCCACGCGGGCCGCGGCAACGCAATCGCGCAGCCGTACTCGCATGCGATCATGCCGATGCTCACGCCGCGCGATCGCGAGCTGCAGATCCAGTGGGGCATCGAGGATTTCGTCTACCGCTTCGGCCGCAAGCCCGAGGGCATTTGGCTGCCCGAATGCGCCGCCGATGACGACACGCTCGCCTCGGTCGTCGCTGCCGGAATGAAGTTCGTGATCCTCTCCGCCGAGCAGGGCCGCTACAGCGGTCCCGGCGCCGATACTCGTCAGGCCGGTCCCTTCGCGTGGAGCAACGGCACGCATAGCCTCGCGGTTTTTCGATTCGATACCCATCTGTCGTCGTCAGTTTCGTTCGCCGAAGGCCTGTTGGATGGCGGCCGCCTCGCGGAATGGATCGTCAACACCGCGCTCAGCTTCGCGCCGGGTGAAGCACTGATGCTCGCGACCGACGGCGAGACCTTTGGCCATCACAAAAAGAGCGGCGCAGCCGAGCTCGCACGCGCGCTTATCATGCTCGAGCGGCGCGAGGATGTCGTCGTAACCAATTGCGCTAACTATCTCGCCTCGCATGCGCCGCGCGGCGCCTTCTCGCTGCCGACCGCGAGCTCGTGGAGCTGTCCGCATGGAATCGAGCGTTGGCGCTCGAACTGCGGATGCCGTCTCGATCCAACCTCGAGCCAGGAATGGCGCACACCGTTTCGTGGCGCGATGGAGTTCGTGAAGAACCACGTCGAAGCGGTTTACGATCGCTTCGCCGCGCCGCTCCTCAAGGATCGCCATCACGAGGCGCTCGACGGCGCCGTCCGCCTGCTAATCGACGACAACGCGGCGGTGCATGAGGAATTCTTCACCCGCTTCGGCGTCGGCGACGAGGTAAATCGCGAGCGCCTGCTGAGAATGTTCGAGATGGTGCGGGCAGGCTACGCCTCGCTCACGAGCTGCGCATGGTTCTTCGACGATTTCGGCGGCCTCGAAGGCCGCATCGCGCTCAAGTGGGCCGCGCGCGCCTCGGAACTCGCCGCCGAGCTGACCCCATCGATCGAAGCGGAGCTGCTCGATCATCTGCGTGAAATTCGCTCGAATCGGCGTGAGAATGGCGATGCGGCTTCTTTGTATCTGAGCCTCAAGACGCGGGAAGCGCGCGGGAGGATTTAGTCACGATGGCCTCGAACGAAAGCACGCATCTCGACGTCACGCTCAACGAATCGCGCAAGTTCGCGCCATCGGCCGAGTTTTCCGCCGCCGCGTGGGTGAAGAGCAAGGACGAATACGAAGCGCTCTACAAGCGCGCCGACCAGGATCCGGAAGGCTTCTGGTCCGAATGCGCGAAGAATCTCGACTGGTTCAAGCCATTCGGCCAGGTGCTCGAATGGAAATTTCCGTTCGCCAAATGGTTCCTCGGCGGGACGATCAACGCCGCCTACAATTGCCTCGATCGCCATCTCAAGGGGCCGCGCCGCAACAAGGCGGCGCTCATCTGGGAAGGCGAGCCCGGCGACTCGCGCGTCTACACCTACCAGATGCTGGCTGAGGAAGTCGGCCGCGCCGCCAACGCGCTCAAATCGCTCGGCGTGAAGGAAGGCGACCGCGTTGCGATATACATGCCGCTATTGCCCGAGGCCGCGATTGCGATGCTCGCGTGCGCGCGAATCGGCGCAATTCACTCGGTCGTATTCGGCGGCTTCTCGTCGGAGGCGCTCGCCGATCGAATCAACGACGCCGAGGCCAAGGTCTGCATCACGGCCGACGGCGGATGGCGTCGCGGGCAGATCGTCGAGCTCAAGCACAACGTCGACGAAGCGCTGAAGAAATGCCCGTCTGTTCACAAAGTGTTAGTGCTCAAGCGCACCGGCAGTCACGTCGATATGCGCAAGGGGCGCGACGAATGGTGGGACGAAGTCGTTCCCAAGCAGAGCCCCAAGTGCGAGGCCGCACAGCTCGACAGCGAGCATCCGCTGTTCACGCTCTACACCTCCGGCACCACGGGCAAGCCCAAGGGCGTGCTCCATTCAACCGGCGGATACCTGACGCACACGCTGATGACGATGCGCTGGGTGTTCGACATGAAGGACGACGACATCTATTGGTGCACGGCGGACATCGGCTGGGTCACCGGTCACAGCTATACCGTGTACGGACCGCTCGCCGCGGGCGCGACGGTTCTGATGTACGAAGGCGCGCCGAATTTTCCCGAGAATGATCGCTTCTGGCAGATAATCGAGAAGTACCGCGTCAACATTTTCTACACCGCGCCGACCGCGATTCGCACCTTTATCAAGTGGGGCGATTCGTGGGTGAAGAAGCACGACCTCTCGAGCCTGCGCCTGCTCGGCTCGGTCGGCGAGCCAATCAATCCCGAAGCCTGGATGTGGTATCGCAAGGTGATCGGCGGCGACCGCTGCCCGATCGTCGATACGTGGTGGCAGACCGAAACCGGAGGCATCATGATCTCGCCGATGCCCGGTGCGATCGCGGCCAAGCCCGGCTCCGCGACGCGGCCGCTGCCTGGAATCGCAGCCGATGTCGTCACCCCCGACGGCAAGAGCGTTGGCGCCAAACAGGGAGGCCTGCTGATCGTGCGCAAGCCGTGGCCCGGGATGCTGCGAACGATCTTCCGCGATCCGGAGCGCTACAAGCAGCAGTATTTCAGCCAGATGGAAGGCGTGTACTTCACCGGCGACGGCGCGCGCCGCGACGAGGACGGCTACTTCTGGATCATGGGCCGCGTCGACGACGTCATCAACGTCTCGGGACACCGCCTCGGCACGATGGAAATCGAAAGCGCGCTGGTCTCGCATATCACAGTCGCAGAAGCCGCATGCGTCGGCCGTCCCGACGATATGAAAGGCCAGGCTGTCGTCGCATTCGTCACGCTCGAAGGCGGCCGCAAAGGCGACAACAAGCTCCGCGAAGAACTCCGCGCCCACGTGGTCAAGGAGATCGGCGCCTTGGCCCGCCCCGACGACATCCGCTTCACCGACGCACTGCCAAAAACCAGAAGCGGCAAAATAATGCGCCGCCTACTCCGCCAGATCGCCGCCGGCGACGAAACCCTCGGCGACACAACCACGCTCGAAGATCTTTCGGTCCTGGCAAAACTCCGCGACGACGACGATTGAGCGCGAGCGCGCAAGCGCCCAACAAAATTCCCAAAACCCCTCTCCCGTTATACCACGGGAGAGGGATTGTTCGGATTTTCAGCGATCAGCGCCGCGCGACGCCCATCGCGTCGAGGAAATCGTCGAGGGTTTCGAAGCGCATGTACATGTTGTGACGCTTCTGTTTCGCGATCGTCGTGTTGGGCTCGTTCGAATATGCGTGGCCGGGATAAACGACCGTCTCGTCGTCGAGGCTCTTCAGCGTGTTGTTCAGGCTGTAATACATCGCCTCGGGATCCGAGCCTGGCAAATCGACGCGGCCGCATGAATTCACGAACAGCGTATCGCCCGAGATCAGGTTGCCGTCGATGAGGAAGCATTGCGACCCGGGAGTATGACCGGGAGTGTGCAGAAACTTGACTTCCAGGTCGCCGACCTTGGCGATATCGCCGGCGTCCATCTTGACGAGATCGGAATCCGCCAGGCCCGCGACTTTCTTCACGCCCTCGGCCTCGTGCTTGTTCACGTAGATCTTCGCCTTGACCCGATTCAGCATCTCGGCCGCACCCTCGATCGTCTGCCCCATCATGGAACCGCCCAGGTGATCGGGGTGATAGTGCGTGATCAGAATCTTGTCGATCTCGTAGCCTTCTTTCTCGGCGAAATCACAGATCGCGGTCACGTCCCACGCCGGATCGACCACCGCGAGCTTGCGCGCGGCGCTGTCGCCGACGAGGTACACGAAGTTGGCCATCGGGCCAATTTGCGCCTGCCTTAGGTAAAGTGTCGGGTCCGATGCCATGGCTTATTTCGACTCCTTGCGCGGCGCGCCTGCCCTTCTCGCTGCGCGCCTGATCTCATCGATACGAAGGCCGCGATCCCACACAAATTCCGGTTCGCCCAGACGTTTCGCGACCCATCGCGATTGCACGAACAGGTGATCGCTCAGGCGGTTAACATAGACAATCAACTTGTCGTTGATGTCTTCCTCGCGCTTGAGCCGCCAGCATACGCGCTCCGCGCGGCGGCATACCGTGCGTGCCTGGTGCAGAAAAGCATTGAGCACGCCGCCGCCCGGCAGCGTGAACGATTTCAGCGGCTCGAGCTCCTTCTCCATGCGATCCATCTCTTCCTCGAGAAGAGCGGGCTCGCCGTCGCTCATCTTATGCATGCCCTCGTACTCGCCGTCGGGCGGAGTGGCGAGTTCCGAGCCGACATCGAAGAGCTCGTTCTGGATACGCCGCAGCGCCTCTGAGTACCACTGGAAGTCATCGCCGAAGCCGGCGGCATAGTTCGGCAGGTAAGTGCGCACGATACCGACGATCGAGTTGAGTTCGTCGATAGTGCCGTAGGATTCGAGTCGCAGGCTTTCCTTCGGCACGCGCCTTCCGCCGACGAGCGCCGTAGTGCCCTTATCGCCGGTCCGCGTATAAATGCGATTCAGTCGTATTGCCATATGTGTTCCGCTGCTTCTTTGTATTGCCTCGCCCGCTTGCGGGAGAGGCCGGCTGGCGCGGAAGTTGAGATGTCTGAGTTCAACTTCCGCGCCAGCCGGGTGAGGGTGCTGCGGTGGAAACTAGCAAGAATGTTCGCAACGGCGATCGCCGCAAGCTTCGAACGCTGCACCCTCACAATCCAGCCTTCTTTCTCTGCACCTGGTATGAGTTGCCGCTGATGTCCGTCGATACCGGCAGGCCGGAGTCGCGCCAGCCTTTTACTACCACTGCGCCCGAGGCGTCGCGTTGGCCGCCGAAGCCGCCGGTCACGTTGGTCAAATCCGTGTAGCCTGCGTCCTCGAGCATCTCGCAGGCGCGCTGCGATCTACCACCGGCCATGCATCCGACGACCAGCTTCTTGTTCTTCGACAGCACCTTCTGCGCCACTTCGACGAAGTCCGGATTCACTTCCATCTGGCCCGGCCCCTTGATGAACACCACTGGAATATTGATCGCGCCCTCAGGATGGCCGGCGGCGAACTCCGCCTCGGTGCGAACGTCCAGGTAGATCGCGTCGGAATTTTTCTTGAGCGTCTCGTGAGCCTCGGCAGGTTGCTGCTGGTTGATCATCGGCGATTTACCTCGCGCTTGTGATGGTCGCATCCTAGCAGAAGTCGTCCTGCCGCGGATGCGCGCGAGCTACGGTTTCGGATTCCCGTAGCGCTCGTAATGAACCATCTCCTTGCGCGACTTGAGCGGCCGCGCTTCGGGCGGCTTGGCGGGGTTCGCATAGCCAAATGGCAGCACCGTGAAGATGCCCCATTCTACCGGCACGCCAAGAAGCTGGACGATCTTGTCCGCATCGAAGTTGCCGGCCCAGCAGGTGCCCAGGCCCAGCGCCCATGCCGCATCGGCCATGTTCTGCACGGCCTGCGCGCAATCGACGTCGGCCCATCGCGTGTTCGCGAGATCTTTCAGGATCGCGACCGCGGACGGCGCTTCGCCGATGAACTTCCCGGTCGTGCACAGCTCGCCGAGTTTCTTTAGCGTCTCGCGCTCGCGCACGATGACGAACTGCCAGGGCTGGAGATTGCGCGCGCTCATCGCATGCCGCCCCGCTTCGACGATCATGTTGAGCTTCTCGAGCTCGACCGGCTGGTCGGCAAATGAGCGCTGCACGCGCCGTTTCAGGATTGCTTCGACTGCATCCATTTCACTGCACTCCTTGGCAAACTAACAGGTGTTAAGTTGCAGACAAAATATGTACTATCTCTGCCGCCGCGAACGAAAGTATGCGTCTCCAAGACAAGATCGCGCTAATCGCCAGTGGCGGCAAGCGATTTGCCAGACGCATGCAAGCGTTCGCGATTTCTTGCGCGCAACTACACAAAAGCCGGTGTCAATTTGGCGGACTCACGATGTAAGCGTCTAGCGGCTCTGGCCGCCTTTTTCATTCTGTTCCTCTCGGTAAGCGGATCTTCTTTCGCGGCCTACCCCTTTCAAATCTTCTACTCCGGCACTGAGAACCTGGTTATCGATCGACTGAAGCTCGATCCGGCCACTGTCCAGGTGCCGAATCTTTCTGACGCGAAAAGCGCCGTCTACCAGGAGAAGCTGCCGTCGCCCGGTCCCGATCTCGATGCGCTCAAGCAGCGCGTCAGCGACGGGATGGGGCTCGTCGTCATTCTTGGTGAGAATACCGATTCAGCCGCGCTCGCTGCGCTGACGGACGGCCGGATCACGCAAGCGGGAAAGGTGAACGTCCCGCCCGGCCCGGACCATGACATCGCATATGAAGGAATCGCGGCGGTCGTGATGTACGTCGGGCCGCGCGCCGATCCGATCAACACCAACGTCGGATGGCTGACCGCGGTGCGTGTCCACGAGCGCTCTCTGCTCGACGTGCACGATGCGGAAGTGATGGTGCGCACGAATCCCTACGATCCGGCGCGGCCGGGCACTCCGATCCTGATGCGGCTGCATCTCGGCAAGGGCACGATCTACGTGCTCAACGAATGGCTGCGGCAGGGCGACCAGAGCGCGCGCATCAAGAGCTGGGTCGCGATGCTGGGCGGGATCAAGAACGCACAGAACTACGACTTCCAGCGCTGGGCATATTTCAACTGGCTGCTCTATGCGATGTCGCGGACGGCAGCCGGCGCTCCGCCAACTCCGTTTGGCGACTGGATTGCGGCGCCGGTTCCGGATCGCGCCCAGACGCATACGCTGGCGACGATTTTTCTCACGATGACCGCGCTCTTCTTCGTTGCGTTCGTGATCACGCGCCGCTACAGCATGCGGCATCCGGAGATGCTCGAGCGCTTCTACGCGTCCAGCGCGCCGGCCGCGCCCCATCCGCAATCGCTCGGCGCCGCCGCCGCGCCATCGGCCGAAACGGGCGCGGAGCCGAGCCGTGGCGATCCGCGATGGGAAATCGTCGGATTCCATCGGCCGCTGAGCGGTTTCTTTTATAACTACCTGCTCTCGCTCTTCATCATGGTGCCGCTGAATTTCGCGGTGACCTTCTACATCGAACGCAGCTTCATCAATCCGTTCCTCGAGGCGCGCGGCGCATGGGGCGGCGTGCAGCAGTTCATGCTGATCTTCTTCACGCTGCTGAACGTCGGCACCGACCAGGCGATGGTCAAGTATGTCGCGGAGTATCGGCTGACCAATCCACCGCGCGCGATCATGTTCGCGCAGTTCTTTATCTGGTTTCACGCGCTGGCCGGCGTCTTTCAGATCACGGTGCTGGGACTGGTCGCGGCCACGTGGATGCCGCACACGATCGTCGCCTACCTGTCGTGGATGGTGGTGCTACACACGCTGATCCAGTTCCCGGGCTTCATCGCAATTTTCTTCAATCTGTTCCGCTCGTTGCAGCGCTTCGATTACGCGCAGCTTCTCATCGTGCTGACCTATGTGCTGAATCCGATCATCCAGATGACCTGCGGGATCTACATGCGGCACTGGGGCCTGATGCATCCGGTGTTCGGCGAGGGGATGGGCGTGGTGTTCGGCTTTGCGATCGGTGGAGTGATCGCGAACCTGCTGATGGGACTTTTCTGCGCCATCTTCTACCAGAAGATGGGCTTCAACCTCATCACGATTTTCCTCGCCCACTTCGACCGCAAGACGATGAAGCAATCGTTCCTGTACGGCTCGAAGCTGATGGGCGGGCAGGCGGCGATCGCGGCGAGCTGGGGAATCGTGCCGATCCTGATCCTGGTGCTGCTCCCCGACGGCCTCGAGCTCAACGAAATCTTTTTGCTCACCTTCGCGTTCACATTCGGTTATCTCGAAACCGGATGTTACATCTTCACG from Candidatus Binataceae bacterium carries:
- a CDS encoding MaoC/PaaZ C-terminal domain-containing protein, which translates into the protein MAAKLKYDSLKVGDEIPKLVIEGVTRPDFVRYAGASGDFVPLHYDQTFVEAAGIPTVFAQGMFTAGLLSKAVTDYVGIGNVRQYKVRFATRVWPGDVVTCTGKITSKLEKDGEKQIEGDLIVTNQKGEPAIRGSFRAACA
- a CDS encoding DUF3536 domain-containing protein; this encodes MTEPRYVIIHGHFYQPPRESPWTGIIAPEGGAAPFQNWNERILSECYTANAHAHTMEGTVVHVRNNYEALNFDFGPTLAGWLEHHGKPAYRAMRRGDQISAERHAGRGNAIAQPYSHAIMPMLTPRDRELQIQWGIEDFVYRFGRKPEGIWLPECAADDDTLASVVAAGMKFVILSAEQGRYSGPGADTRQAGPFAWSNGTHSLAVFRFDTHLSSSVSFAEGLLDGGRLAEWIVNTALSFAPGEALMLATDGETFGHHKKSGAAELARALIMLERREDVVVTNCANYLASHAPRGAFSLPTASSWSCPHGIERWRSNCGCRLDPTSSQEWRTPFRGAMEFVKNHVEAVYDRFAAPLLKDRHHEALDGAVRLLIDDNAAVHEEFFTRFGVGDEVNRERLLRMFEMVRAGYASLTSCAWFFDDFGGLEGRIALKWAARASELAAELTPSIEAELLDHLREIRSNRRENGDAASLYLSLKTREARGRI
- the acs gene encoding acetate--CoA ligase, with the translated sequence MASNESTHLDVTLNESRKFAPSAEFSAAAWVKSKDEYEALYKRADQDPEGFWSECAKNLDWFKPFGQVLEWKFPFAKWFLGGTINAAYNCLDRHLKGPRRNKAALIWEGEPGDSRVYTYQMLAEEVGRAANALKSLGVKEGDRVAIYMPLLPEAAIAMLACARIGAIHSVVFGGFSSEALADRINDAEAKVCITADGGWRRGQIVELKHNVDEALKKCPSVHKVLVLKRTGSHVDMRKGRDEWWDEVVPKQSPKCEAAQLDSEHPLFTLYTSGTTGKPKGVLHSTGGYLTHTLMTMRWVFDMKDDDIYWCTADIGWVTGHSYTVYGPLAAGATVLMYEGAPNFPENDRFWQIIEKYRVNIFYTAPTAIRTFIKWGDSWVKKHDLSSLRLLGSVGEPINPEAWMWYRKVIGGDRCPIVDTWWQTETGGIMISPMPGAIAAKPGSATRPLPGIAADVVTPDGKSVGAKQGGLLIVRKPWPGMLRTIFRDPERYKQQYFSQMEGVYFTGDGARRDEDGYFWIMGRVDDVINVSGHRLGTMEIESALVSHITVAEAACVGRPDDMKGQAVVAFVTLEGGRKGDNKLREELRAHVVKEIGALARPDDIRFTDALPKTRSGKIMRRLLRQIAAGDETLGDTTTLEDLSVLAKLRDDDD
- a CDS encoding MBL fold metallo-hydrolase encodes the protein MASDPTLYLRQAQIGPMANFVYLVGDSAARKLAVVDPAWDVTAICDFAEKEGYEIDKILITHYHPDHLGGSMMGQTIEGAAEMLNRVKAKIYVNKHEAEGVKKVAGLADSDLVKMDAGDIAKVGDLEVKFLHTPGHTPGSQCFLIDGNLISGDTLFVNSCGRVDLPGSDPEAMYYSLNNTLKSLDDETVVYPGHAYSNEPNTTIAKQKRHNMYMRFETLDDFLDAMGVARR
- a CDS encoding cob(I)yrinic acid a,c-diamide adenosyltransferase, which encodes MAIRLNRIYTRTGDKGTTALVGGRRVPKESLRLESYGTIDELNSIVGIVRTYLPNYAAGFGDDFQWYSEALRRIQNELFDVGSELATPPDGEYEGMHKMSDGEPALLEEEMDRMEKELEPLKSFTLPGGGVLNAFLHQARTVCRRAERVCWRLKREEDINDKLIVYVNRLSDHLFVQSRWVAKRLGEPEFVWDRGLRIDEIRRAARRAGAPRKESK
- a CDS encoding rhodanese-like domain-containing protein, translated to MINQQQPAEAHETLKKNSDAIYLDVRTEAEFAAGHPEGAINIPVVFIKGPGQMEVNPDFVEVAQKVLSKNKKLVVGCMAGGRSQRACEMLEDAGYTDLTNVTGGFGGQRDASGAVVVKGWRDSGLPVSTDISGNSYQVQRKKAGL
- a CDS encoding nitroreductase family protein, with the protein product MDAVEAILKRRVQRSFADQPVELEKLNMIVEAGRHAMSARNLQPWQFVIVRERETLKKLGELCTTGKFIGEAPSAVAILKDLANTRWADVDCAQAVQNMADAAWALGLGTCWAGNFDADKIVQLLGVPVEWGIFTVLPFGYANPAKPPEARPLKSRKEMVHYERYGNPKP